The region CGACACTATCGAACAACAACTGGCTTCTATCGAAGCGATTGCCTCATCTTCCGACACCTTAACTGAGGTAGCCATCAAACTGCTGGAAGAGTCGAAAATCTTTCAAGTCTGATTTTGGCGTCACATTATCACATTCACCAGTTGGGATGAAACCGCGTATAGCCGCTCCATGACGCGCTAGGATTAGTGGATCGTCTCAAGGCTTGAATTTTCCTGTTTCCAGAAAGGAGACAATCGCCTCCACAATGTCCAGGCGCCAATGAATCTAGAAGAACATCAAACAATAGGAAATTTGAATGATCAGTCAATCAGTTAATCAGTCAGTCTAAAATATTTTACGGCGCGTCCTCGCAAAATCTTGAACCCAGCCGCGCCGTTTGTTTAAAGTATATATAACCTATATCCCAAAACCCAGGTTTTACCCGAATCAAGCCATATCAACGCGCTTATTGATTCGAGTAAGGTTCACAGCGCGTCCAGATTCTTCGTCGATATCGGCTACGACGGCGTTGAACCTTGGGTCGAGCTCGCAGACCTCGAATTTTGATGGCATTCCCATCAAATAACGGGGCATGACGGTTTCGGTTTTTACGCCGATGACTCCCCCGTGACCTCCCGTCATACCCACGTCGGAGATGTAGGCCGTACCCCCAGGCAAAATCTGCTCATCGGCCGTTTGCACGTGCGTGTGAGTTCCGACGAAAACGGCGACTTGTCCATCCAGATAGACGCCCAGGGCTTTTTTTTCGGATGTAGCCTCGGCATGAAAGTCCACCAACACGGGAATATTACCCGATGCCTTTTTCCTCAACTCATCGAGGACCGTGTCCGCCACTTTGAAGGGGCAATCGATAGGGGGCATGAACACACGGCCTTGGAGGTTTAGAATCCCTAGCTTTTTCCCGTTCCGTTCCAGAATCGTGTAACCCGAACCCGGACACCCCGGAGGATAGTTCGCGGGACGGATGACTCGTGTCTCCATGTTTAAAACGGGATAAAAAATGTTTTTATCCCAAATATGGTTGCCCGAGGTCATGCCGTGCACGCCCATGTCGAAAATTTCCTCCATAATCTTGCCCGTCATTCCTTTTCCCGCGGCGGCGTTCTCACAGTTGACAATGACGAAGTCGAAAGTGCTCCCCTCGGTGTTCAGGGACGAAAGAGCTTGGGCCAAAGCGGAACGACCAGGACTTCCCATGATATCTCCCACAAATAAAATTCTCATGTTCGTCGTTCCTACCCGTCTATTTCGCGTACTCTGTCGAGCGCATTTCCCGGGACACGGTAACCTTGATCTGGCCGGGATATTTCATTTCCTCCTCGATTTTGCGAGCGATGTCGTAAGCCAATTTATGTACGGTTCCATCGTCGGTATTGTTGGGCATGACCAAGACCCTCACCTCTCGCCCGGCCTGGATGGCGTAGGCCTTGCTGACTCCGGTGAAGGCTTGGGCCAGCTCCTCCAGTTTTTCGAGGCGCTTGATGTAGGCTTCCAGGCTCTCTCTCCGGGCTCCAGGCCGAGACGCGCTGATCGCGTCGGCGCAAGCGACGATAATATCGTAGATATTCTTAGCTTCCACGTTCTCGTGGTGAGACGCTATGGCGCTGATGATCTCCTGACGCTCACCGAAACGCTTGGCGAGGTCCGCGCCGATGAGGGCGTGAGGACCCTCGACTTGATGATCGACGGCCTTCCCTAGGTCGTGCAACAAACCTGCCCGTCGCGCTATTTCCTCGTCGATACCCAGTTCGGCGGCGATGATTCCTGAAATATAGGCCACCTCAAGGCTGTGAGAAAGCGCGTTTTGCCCGTAGCTGAAACGGAATTTGAGCTGTCCCAGAGTACGGACCAATTCGCCGTGCATGTTTTTAATGCCCGTTTCGAGCAAAGCGGCCTCTCCCGCTTCCAATATCTGTTCCTCCACATCGCGGGTAGCTTTTTCGATCAGCTCCTCGATGCGAGTCGGATGGATGCGCCCGTCTAAGATCAGGCGTTCGAGAGAAAGGCGGGCGATTTCCCTCCTTACGGGATCGAAACTGCTCAAAGTCACGGCTTCCGGGGTGTCGTCGACGATAAGATCGACTCCCGTCAACGTCTCAAACGCGCGTATGTTGCGTCCTTCCCGTCCGATAATACGTCCTTTCATGTCATCCGTGGGCAGAGGCACCACGCTCACGGTGGCGTCCGAAGAGTGTTCCACAGCGCAACGCTGGACAGCCGTGATAATAATGTCCCGCGCTTTGCGTTCGGCCTCGCGCTTGGCTTTTTCCTCCAGCTCTTTCAAGCGGAGCCCGATGACGTACTGGGCTTCTTCCTCAGTTTTCCGCAACAGCAACTCCTGGGCCTCGCCTCGGGTCATCTCCGCGATTTCCTCGAGGCGCACCAATTGCTGTTTGAGAACGGCTTCGATCTCGGCGGTTCGCTGTTCCGCTTCTTCATGCTTGGCCCGCAACTCCTCTTCTTTGTGAGCGACCTTATCTAGCTTGCGGTCTAGATTTTCCTCCTTTTGTTCAAGTTTGCGCTCCGCTCTCTGCAATTCCCCACGGCGTTCCTTAATGTCCCTTTCCGCGTCTTGGCGAAATTTGAAGATCTCGTCTTTGGCTTCGGTAATCCGGTCTTTTTTGGTGCGCTCAGCCGCTTCAATGGCTTCTTTCACTAATAAAGCCGTCTGGTTTTTGACTCCGGAGAGTCGCGCGTTATCCAGGGTTTTGGAGACGAAAAAGCTGATCACGGCCCCAGCCGCTGCAGCCAATAGATAAAATAATAACTGCATAACGGTGTTTCACTCCTTCTCTGTACCCATGTTACGTGACAAGGGCAATTTTGTCGCGTCTCTTTTGTTGTGCGGTCCAAAATATTATTTTCGAGGCGCATATTGTAGTTCTGTAAAAAATTTTTTCAGTTCAACCCCTAAATTCTACATTTATATGTCAGTATTAACAACCCCCGTCCTCGCGCCCTTGTTTTCGCGTAAGAGCGTTTCGAAAAAGATGCTATAATACCGAAAAATGAGCTGCTCTGACGACCGCTGAGATGTGGATTTGAGATGTGAATTTCAAATTAAATGTCTTGGAGGAAAGTCCGGGCTCCATAGGGCAGGATGCCGGGTAACGCCCGGTCGGCGCGAGCTGAAGGAAAGTGCCACAGAAAATACACAGCCCCTTTGCGGGGTAACGGTGAAAAGGTAGGGTAAGAGCCTACCGAATGCGGTGCGAGCCGCATGTCTGGCAAACCCCATCCGGAGCAAGATCGAATAGAGGGGTACGAGGCGGCCCGCCGACCCCTGGGTCGATCGCTTGAGGTATGTCGCAAGGCATAACCCAGATAAATGGTCGTCTAGACACAGAACCCGGCTTACGAGCGGCTCATTTTCATAATTTATTTTATTTTACTCATGGGAAGTCGCGTTTCAACGAAAAGAGACGTTAAGACTAACCTAGATGGTTCTTGATGTTTCTTCATTATGTTTACGATAAAGCGATGAGAAAGCCAAGGGCTTCAGCTGTTGAGCCGTTAAGCCGTTGGATGAAAATCGCAACGCCGCCAACGAGCGGTGTTCGTTTTTGTTTCTTGTCGTGTCTCTAAATTCATGTTAGACTTCTTTCATGATTGCGATATCAATGCGACGTTGAATATCCGCAGAGTCGGGGCATCGACTCTTAAGGGAGAAGATGTAAGACCCACTTCGGTTGGCTGTCTTTGTCGATCTTAGAATCCCACGACTAAAGTCGTGGGAGTATGTCAATGAGAGTGATATTGTAGGGTATAGGTATTAGAGAGTGTGAGGAAGTTGGAGACACTTTCATGTTGATGGGAACTTATGAACATCGATTAGATACAAAGGCTTGCCTTGTCTTGCCATCGAAGATCTGCGAAAAGCTGAGCGGCACCGTCGTTCTGGTTGCCGGAAGGGATAAGTATGTGTCTCTGCGGCGCGTATGAAATTCCCATGTGCTTCGGGAATGTGCTCAAGGCGCTAACGATCATGTGAAAATCTGGAACGAAGAGCGCTGGATGAGCATGTGGGTGTTTGAACTGGAGAACTTAGCCGAGGATGAGCGTGTGGTGGAAAGCGTGGATGGGCTTTAATATGGATGGACTTTAATATGGAGATATTGAGTATGAACGACGTAAAGCACGAGCCAGTGCTGCTGGATCGGGTGATAGAATTTTTGCGTATCGGTGGGATAGAGAAGCCAAAAAAGAAAGTCGTGGATTGTACCCTGGGCCTGGGAGGGTATTCCGAAAGAATCCTGCGGACGTTTCCAGAGGCTTGGGTCTATGGACTGGACAGGGATCCCCATGCGGTCGCTTTTTCGGTGAATCGGCTTTTGGAGCATCGCCATCGCTTCGAGGTATTACATACGAATTTCGGCGTTATGAAAGAGACTTTGAGAGGCGCCGCTCCTTTCGACGCTTTTATTTTTGACCTGGGAGTGTCCAATATGCAACTGACGGAGGCGGAGCGAGGTTTTTCCTTCCAGCAGGATGGGCCGTTGGATATGAGGATGAACCCCGAAGCCGAAGATGACGCGACCGCGGCGGATGTGTTAGAGAGTTTATCCGCGGCGGAACTGGCGAAGGTTTTTTGGACTTACGGAGAAGAGCGCCACGCGCGTCGTATCGCGACGAAAATCGAGGAGCGGCGGAAAAAAGGGAATGTGCCAAAAACGACGGCGGAGCTTGTCTCGCTCATTCGAGAGGTCTTGCCAGCTCCGGTGCAGAGAAAAATGGGAACCCACCCGGCACGCCGCGTTTTTCAGGCTTTGCGTATCTGTGTCAACGACGAGCTGAAAGAGTTGGAGAGGGGGCTCTCCGCAGTTGAGTCGCTCTCGTCGCCAGAGGCGATGGTGATTGTCGTTTCGTATCATTCCTTAGAGGACCGCATCGTCAAGCACAAGTTCAGAGCGTGGGAGAAGGAAGAAAAAAAGGGGGTTGTTCTCACCAAGCACCCCGTGCTTCCCGACGAGGAAGAACTAGAGAAAAATTTTAAAGCGCGTAGCGCGAAACTTCGGGTTTTTTGTTTTCAACCTTTGGGGAAAAAATGAACGGGGCAAAAAATGAAGCGGTTCACGACAGAGGTACAGAAAGCAGGAGGCAGAAACCATGAACAGGGTACGAAACAGAAAACGCGTCGCGCCGGGGCCTTTATTCACAGCAATCGCAGTTCTCTTCACGGTTATCGTCATCTTGGGGGTTTTCCGTCTTCAAGCCGCTCGCCTGGAGCAACTGTTACACAACATCGAGAGAGACATTGAGCGTTATACTTTAGAAGAAGACGAACTCAAACAAATTTTTTCTAAACAAGCCTCACCTTTGCAAATTTATAGTTATTGGAAAGAAAAATTGGGCATGGACAGAGCTCAACAGGTAGAGGTGATTCGTATCCCTGGCGTTTATACCGCGACCGTTCCACAGCCGGAACCCCAAAGAGGATGGCGTTCGAGTTTGTTTTCGATTTTCGGTTTTAGCGTGAATTGATTTTCACCGAAGGCTCTCTTTTGCCTTATTTGACTGTTGTGAGGAAGGAATAATGACGCCAAAACGCTATTTTTTCAGTCCGTGGCTTTTTTTTGTCGTTCTTTTCGTATTCCTGGCCTGGAAGTTGGTGGAATATCATTGTTTTCCAGACTCCCGCGTGCTCGCTTTGGCTCAAAATCAGTATTGGAGCCGTACTTCCGTCAGGAGCAATCGGGGGATCATTCAGGACAGCAAAGAAAATATTCTTGCGCTATCGAGTCCCACGTCCAGCTTTTTTATCGACCCTGAACACTGGTCTCCTTCGGACGCTCCCGCGCTGAAGGGTTTGATTCCGGAAAGCGTTCTCAAGAAAATATCGGGCCCCCTCGAAGGTCGCTATGTCAGGTTGGTACGAATGCTATCGCCCGAGACGGCCCGAAAAGTCCGGAACCTGAAACTCAAAGGCGTATATGAAGAAAATGAGAGAAAACGGGAATACCCCAATGGCTCTCTTTTATCTCATGTCCTCGGATTTTGTGACATTGACGAGAACGGTCAGGCGGGTGTTGAATTAGCCTGGAACTCCACGCTTTATGATTCTCAGGGGTACAAAATCATGATCCGTCAGTCGGGAGGCCGATCTCTCATCTCAAAGAGCAGGAAAAACTACAATCGAAGCTCTAACATCTCATCAGTTACCCTTACCATTGACGCGAGAATCCAGTACATTGTGGAAAAATGCTTGAATGAAGCCGCCTCCGTACATGGCGCTAAATGGGGCGCCGCCATCTGCATGGACCCCAATACGGGCGCTGTGTTATCCATGGCGAGCTGGCCCACGTTCAACCCCAACAACCGAGAAGAACTGCTCAATTCTAGGAATATCGTCAATAACGTGGTGGGAAGAGCCTACGAACCCGGTTCGACTTTCAAGCCGATTTTCATGGGTATTGCCTTGGAAAGCAATCTTGTGCGCGTGAACGAGGTCTTCAACTGTCCCGCCCGCTTGAAAATCGCCGACGGTTTTATCTCCGAAGCCTATCAAAGAGCTATGGGAAAACTTTCCACCGCGGATATTCTCATCAAATCTTCCAACGTGGGAATGGCCCAGATAGGAATACGCGCCACACCTCTCGAAATGTACCGTACTCTTCTCAACTGGGGATTTGGAAAAGTCAGCGACATCGAACTGAAGGGAACGGAAAAGGGGCTCATCTCTTCTCCCGGAGAATGGCGGGGCGTCGTCCCCGCGAATATATCCATCGGTCAGGGACTGGCCGTAACACCTTTACAACTGATCACCGGTATCGTGCCCATCGTCAACGGGGGTAAACTCCTGAGCCCTTACCTGGTACGGGAAGCCGTGGATTCCGTGGGGGAGGTCGTCTACCGAGGAAGCAGGAACGTGGTGCGCGAAGTGCTGACTCCTGAAACCAGCCAATGGCTGCGTAAGGCCATGCGAGACACCGTTCTTTCTGGAACAGGACGCCAAGCCAAGACCGCCGTTACAGAACTCGCGGCCAAAACGGGGACTGCGCAGGTTCCAGAAAAAGGCAAGTACGCGAAAGGGCGTTACGTGGCTTCTTTTGTCGGGTTCTGGCCCTACGAAAACCCTCAGTACCTGATGCTCATCGTCATCGGCGAACCCACAAAGGGGAAGTATTACGGTGGCGAGGTGGCCGGGCCCGCGTTCAAGAAAATCGTTGAAGGCATGTCCGATTTGGATTTTTTTGAATCAGGTAGGGGAGAAGCCTTATGAGGTTGTCGGCTCTAACGCAAGCTCTGGCAAAAAAAGGATTTCCGTATGTTTTCAAGGGAGGCGGAAATGGAGGTAAAAATCCCCAAATTTCCGATGTTTTCTCGGACAGTCGTAAGGTCTTGCCAGGGTCGATTTTTTGTTGCGTCGAGGGCGAAAAAGACGATGGACACCAATACGTGGAACTGGCGGAAATGGCTGGGGCGGTGGCTCTCGTCTGTGAACGGCCCATAAAGTCCCATCTTCCCGTTCTTTTGGTGGAGTCCACCCGCAGGATCATGGGAGAACTGGCGTCTTCGGTTTACGGGGAGCCATCTTCTAAACTCCTGATGGTGGGTGTGACGGGGACCAACGGCAAAAGCACAACCACTTATATCCTTCGCAGCATCTTCCAAGCCGCGGGGCTCAGAACCGGCCTGTTGGGAACTATCGTAGAAAGTGACGGAATCCGGGAGCGGGACGCGGAGAGAACCACGCCCGAAAGTTGCGATATCCAAAGACACTTGGCGGCGATGGTGAAAAATGGATGTCGAGCTTGCGTCATGGAAACCTCTTCTCACGGCCTTCACCTCGGACGTTTGGAGGGCGCCCTTTTTGACGTGACCGTTTTTACGAACCTCAACCCCGAACACCTGGACTACCATAAAGACATGGAAAGTTATTTTCAAGCGAAGTGGCTTTTGTTCTCGAAGTACTCCAAAGAAAGACGGACTATGGTGGTCAATGCGGACGACCCCTATGGAGCCCGTTTGCTAAGGGCGTTTCCAGAGGCGAAGGGCTTTAGCTTCTCCGATATTGTCAACTTGAGCTTAAATATGAACGGTTCTTTTTTCGAGATCGAGGCGTGCGACGATTTTCCACCTCTCTCGATCCAAAGTCCTCTTGTTGGAAAATTCAATGTCGCTAACGTGCTTGCGGCGATCAGTGCCTTGAGGGGGAGAATCGGCGATGCTTTCATTGCGAAAGGAGTGATGGAGATACCCCAAGTGCCGGGTCGCTTGGAAAAACACCCGATTCCCAACGGTGCCTGTTGTATTATAGATTTTGCTCATACTCCCGAAGCGCTGCGCAACGTTTTGTCGGCAGCGCGTGAGTTTTGCTCTGGAAAACTGATTTCCATCTTCGGGCATGGAGGCGGCCGTTACGCGTCCAATCGTCCGGCGCTGGGCGCCACGGCGGCTTCGTTGGCTGATCTGGTTGTGGTTACTATGGACAATCCCCGCGACGAAGACCCGAACGCGATTGCGGACAGCATCGTTCGAGGCATCGAGGAGCAAAACGGGAGGCAAAAAAGAAAGATCACATATCGGATCATCCTGGATAGAAAAGAAGCGATTTCCACGGCCTTGCGCATCGCGAGGTTGGGCGACGTGCTGGTCGTCTCGGGCAAGGGACCGGAAAAATTTTTGACGATCAATGGTCGGAAGATTCCATTCAACGACGCGGAAACAGTAGAAGAGTGGATTCGACTGGCAAAGTGAGGAATATTGTCTAAATGAAAAACGCTATTATGGCTGGGATTTGGAGTTGCGGAGGAGGGGGAGTGCTCCAGTATGTTTTGATCCGACTTCAACGTCGCTTACATATGAATCAGGTACAAAAAAGCTATGGCATCGGCATCGATCTGGAGATCAAAAGCTCCACTCCTACTATGGGAGGAGTCGTTTTTATTCTGTTGGCCTTTGTCGCTTTGGGAATTGAGTTTAGCCCCCAGGCGCTTCTTTTTTGGGCTCTGCCTGTGGCCTGTGGCGCCATTGGTTTCGTGGACGATTGGCTCAAGATTCACCGCAAATCCAGCGAGGGTTTTACCAGTCCGCAAAAACTGGCGATTCAAGTCGTTGTCGCGTCGATCTGGGTCTTGTGGGCCTCATGGCAAAGAGGATTGATCTTATGGCCGGGGATCCAGTGTTCTCTTTGGCTGACGATTCCGCTAACTATAGTGGCGGTGGTGGGAATCATGAATGCCGTTAATGTGACGGACGGTTTAGACGGTTTGGCGGGAGGAGCCTTCGTGATTTCCCTTGGTGTGCTGGTTTTTTTTTCGAGGCAATCGAGTTTTCTACTGGTATGTTTTGCCATCCTTTGGGGCGCGACGATGAGTTTTTTGTTTTATAACGTTCGCCCGGCCCGCATCATTATGGGAGATATCGGGTCACATTTTCTGGGCGGGGCGCTTGTCGCTTTGTCCGTGGAAGGCGACGTGATTTTGGCGCTGATACCGGCGTGTTTCTTGTACGGTGTTGAGCTTCTTTCCTCCGCCATTCAGATTGTCGCCATACGGAAATTCCACAGGAAGGTTTTCAAAATGGCCCCGCTGCATCATCATTTTCAACGTATGGGGTGGGACGAAACGACGATAACCAACTGGTTCTTATTTTTCCATATTGTGGGAGCGGCTCTTTTGACGATGCTGTTCGCTCAGATCCTGGGTTTGGAGAGAAAATGAGTATGAACACTAAAAATAGAAATTTCAACCGCGTCACGGTGATAGGGGCGGGGGTGAGTGGGATGGCTTTGGCGCTTCTCGCCCAAGATCTGGGCATGGAGGTCTTCGTCTCGGAGAAGAGAGACGATCTAGCTGAGAACGTCCTTCAACGCCTGAAAAACAAAGGGATTCCATGGGAAACAGGTGGGCACACCAGCCGCGTGTTCGAGGCCGATGCCTTGCTGCTCAGTTCGGGTATTTCTCCAGAGACGTTTTGCGTTCGCGAGGCGGAACGCCGCGGGCTACCCGTAGTGGGGGAGTTAGATTTTGTCCTTCCTCATATTAAAGGGCGTATTATCGGCGTGACGGGAAGCAACGGAAAGAGCACCGTGACGGCGCTCTGTGGCCATATTTTGAAGAAAACCGGTCTTAAAACCGCTGTGGGCGGAAACATCGGCGAGGCCGTGTCACTTTTCACCAAAGAGTTTTTCGATTGCGTGGTGTTGGAGTTGAGCAGTTTCCAACTCTATTGGGCCCATAGTTTGAAAAGCGCGGTGGGAATTGTCACGAACCTGGCTCCAGATCATATCGATTGGCATGGAAACTACGAATCTTACGTGGCGGCCAAGGCAAAGCTGCTTTCCCTCCAGGACGCCAACGGTTGGAGTGTGATCCAGGACCGTGATCGGGACGCTCTCCGCATAGCGCGCCCAGAGAAGGCAGTGCTCCTGAGCTGGGAGGAAAAACCGTTCCATAGGGGAACCAACGAAGGAGGAACCAACGAAGGAGGAGCCAATAAAGGAGGAGCCAACGAAACGGCGGGGCAAATTTTCATGAAAAAAGACCGCGCGGAGCTTTACCTTGCGAAACAAGAACACCTCCTTTTCCGGTACGAGGAAACGGCGCTTTTGGGGCGCCATAACTTGGAAAACGTGGCGATGGCCCTCACAACGGCGTATTTGCTGGATGTGTCCGTGACCAATGTGAGAGAGACTCTGAGCGATTTTCTCTCTTTGCCGCATCGCTGTGAGCTGGCGGGGACGATCAACGGCGTGGCTTACGTCGACGACTCCAAAGGAACTAACGTAGCGGCGTCCGTAACAGCTTTGACTTCTATTGAAGGACGTAAAATCGTCATTTTAGGAGGCAAGGGTAAGGGGGAAGATTATGACGCTCTGGCAGAGGCCACCTTACGGGAGGCCGAGGCGGCAGTGCTGATGGGAGCGGAGAGCGACCGGATAGAACAAGCCTTAAAAAGCGTCGGTTTCGCGTCTATTTATAAGGTGGCCGGTATGGAGGAAGCTGTGTTGACGGCCAGAAATCTGGCTCATTCAGGAATGGTCGTCCTCCTTTCCCCCGCCTGTACGAGCTGGGATATGTACGAAAACTACAAGAAGAGGGGAGAGCATTTTTGTGCCGTCGTCCAGAGCTTGGAGAAATGACACGGAGGCGCCGACGTGGAACGAGACGTGGAATGAGACGTGGAAGGATGTGAAATGGAACGTCACGCCCCACCTTTCTAAATTTTCCCGGGAACGTGAAGAACGGTATAATTTGTGGCCTTTGTGGGGTATCCCTTTGCTCCTGAGTTGTTGCAGTGTCGTCATGATCGCTTCGTTGACCTCCAGAAACGCGGTGGGAGGTTACAAGTTGGCTCTGAAACAGTTCGAGTTTTTGCTGCTCGGCCTGTCGTTGATGTATGTTTGTTGTCTTACGCCTCTGTCGTTGATTCGCCGCGTGAGTGGTCTTTTTTGGGTCTTTGCGGCGCTCATAACTGTGGGGACTTTGATTCCGGGACTCGGCGTCAAGGTCGGGGGAGCTCGCAGGTGGCTGAACCTCGGAATAGTGCAATTCCAGCCCTTAGAAATTTTGACGCTGGCTGTTCCGCTTTTCCTGGCTGACCGCTTGGCAGTATCGACAAGAGAGAATTTCCAATGTTTTTGTAGGCCATCCATTTCTGTGGCAATGTTCTCCGCAATTCCCCTTTTTGGGCAACCCAACATGGGGGGAATTATTCTAGTCTTTGCCATTTGCATGTCGATGCACGTAGCGGCCAAGGGGTGGAAATATCCTCTGGTGGGCGGGTTATTTTTGTTTTTAGGTTTTGTGGCGATGATCTATATGGAGCCCTACCGCATCAGACGCCTTCTGGCGTTTCT is a window of Synergistaceae bacterium DNA encoding:
- a CDS encoding TIGR00282 family metallophosphoesterase — translated: MRILFVGDIMGSPGRSALAQALSSLNTEGSTFDFVIVNCENAAAGKGMTGKIMEEIFDMGVHGMTSGNHIWDKNIFYPVLNMETRVIRPANYPPGCPGSGYTILERNGKKLGILNLQGRVFMPPIDCPFKVADTVLDELRKKASGNIPVLVDFHAEATSEKKALGVYLDGQVAVFVGTHTHVQTADEQILPGGTAYISDVGMTGGHGGVIGVKTETVMPRYLMGMPSKFEVCELDPRFNAVVADIDEESGRAVNLTRINKRVDMA
- the rny gene encoding ribonuclease Y, which encodes MQLLFYLLAAAAGAVISFFVSKTLDNARLSGVKNQTALLVKEAIEAAERTKKDRITEAKDEIFKFRQDAERDIKERRGELQRAERKLEQKEENLDRKLDKVAHKEEELRAKHEEAEQRTAEIEAVLKQQLVRLEEIAEMTRGEAQELLLRKTEEEAQYVIGLRLKELEEKAKREAERKARDIIITAVQRCAVEHSSDATVSVVPLPTDDMKGRIIGREGRNIRAFETLTGVDLIVDDTPEAVTLSSFDPVRREIARLSLERLILDGRIHPTRIEELIEKATRDVEEQILEAGEAALLETGIKNMHGELVRTLGQLKFRFSYGQNALSHSLEVAYISGIIAAELGIDEEIARRAGLLHDLGKAVDHQVEGPHALIGADLAKRFGERQEIISAIASHHENVEAKNIYDIIVACADAISASRPGARRESLEAYIKRLEKLEELAQAFTGVSKAYAIQAGREVRVLVMPNNTDDGTVHKLAYDIARKIEEEMKYPGQIKVTVSREMRSTEYAK
- the rsmH gene encoding 16S rRNA (cytosine(1402)-N(4))-methyltransferase RsmH — its product is MNDVKHEPVLLDRVIEFLRIGGIEKPKKKVVDCTLGLGGYSERILRTFPEAWVYGLDRDPHAVAFSVNRLLEHRHRFEVLHTNFGVMKETLRGAAPFDAFIFDLGVSNMQLTEAERGFSFQQDGPLDMRMNPEAEDDATAADVLESLSAAELAKVFWTYGEERHARRIATKIEERRKKGNVPKTTAELVSLIREVLPAPVQRKMGTHPARRVFQALRICVNDELKELERGLSAVESLSSPEAMVIVVSYHSLEDRIVKHKFRAWEKEEKKGVVLTKHPVLPDEEELEKNFKARSAKLRVFCFQPLGKK
- a CDS encoding penicillin-binding protein 2 — encoded protein: MTPKRYFFSPWLFFVVLFVFLAWKLVEYHCFPDSRVLALAQNQYWSRTSVRSNRGIIQDSKENILALSSPTSSFFIDPEHWSPSDAPALKGLIPESVLKKISGPLEGRYVRLVRMLSPETARKVRNLKLKGVYEENERKREYPNGSLLSHVLGFCDIDENGQAGVELAWNSTLYDSQGYKIMIRQSGGRSLISKSRKNYNRSSNISSVTLTIDARIQYIVEKCLNEAASVHGAKWGAAICMDPNTGAVLSMASWPTFNPNNREELLNSRNIVNNVVGRAYEPGSTFKPIFMGIALESNLVRVNEVFNCPARLKIADGFISEAYQRAMGKLSTADILIKSSNVGMAQIGIRATPLEMYRTLLNWGFGKVSDIELKGTEKGLISSPGEWRGVVPANISIGQGLAVTPLQLITGIVPIVNGGKLLSPYLVREAVDSVGEVVYRGSRNVVREVLTPETSQWLRKAMRDTVLSGTGRQAKTAVTELAAKTGTAQVPEKGKYAKGRYVASFVGFWPYENPQYLMLIVIGEPTKGKYYGGEVAGPAFKKIVEGMSDLDFFESGRGEAL
- a CDS encoding UDP-N-acetylmuramoyl-L-alanyl-D-glutamate--2,6-diaminopimelate ligase translates to MRLSALTQALAKKGFPYVFKGGGNGGKNPQISDVFSDSRKVLPGSIFCCVEGEKDDGHQYVELAEMAGAVALVCERPIKSHLPVLLVESTRRIMGELASSVYGEPSSKLLMVGVTGTNGKSTTTYILRSIFQAAGLRTGLLGTIVESDGIRERDAERTTPESCDIQRHLAAMVKNGCRACVMETSSHGLHLGRLEGALFDVTVFTNLNPEHLDYHKDMESYFQAKWLLFSKYSKERRTMVVNADDPYGARLLRAFPEAKGFSFSDIVNLSLNMNGSFFEIEACDDFPPLSIQSPLVGKFNVANVLAAISALRGRIGDAFIAKGVMEIPQVPGRLEKHPIPNGACCIIDFAHTPEALRNVLSAAREFCSGKLISIFGHGGGRYASNRPALGATAASLADLVVVTMDNPRDEDPNAIADSIVRGIEEQNGRQKRKITYRIILDRKEAISTALRIARLGDVLVVSGKGPEKFLTINGRKIPFNDAETVEEWIRLAK
- a CDS encoding phospho-N-acetylmuramoyl-pentapeptide-transferase; this translates as MKNAIMAGIWSCGGGGVLQYVLIRLQRRLHMNQVQKSYGIGIDLEIKSSTPTMGGVVFILLAFVALGIEFSPQALLFWALPVACGAIGFVDDWLKIHRKSSEGFTSPQKLAIQVVVASIWVLWASWQRGLILWPGIQCSLWLTIPLTIVAVVGIMNAVNVTDGLDGLAGGAFVISLGVLVFFSRQSSFLLVCFAILWGATMSFLFYNVRPARIIMGDIGSHFLGGALVALSVEGDVILALIPACFLYGVELLSSAIQIVAIRKFHRKVFKMAPLHHHFQRMGWDETTITNWFLFFHIVGAALLTMLFAQILGLERK
- the murD gene encoding UDP-N-acetylmuramoyl-L-alanine--D-glutamate ligase; the encoded protein is MNTKNRNFNRVTVIGAGVSGMALALLAQDLGMEVFVSEKRDDLAENVLQRLKNKGIPWETGGHTSRVFEADALLLSSGISPETFCVREAERRGLPVVGELDFVLPHIKGRIIGVTGSNGKSTVTALCGHILKKTGLKTAVGGNIGEAVSLFTKEFFDCVVLELSSFQLYWAHSLKSAVGIVTNLAPDHIDWHGNYESYVAAKAKLLSLQDANGWSVIQDRDRDALRIARPEKAVLLSWEEKPFHRGTNEGGTNEGGANKGGANETAGQIFMKKDRAELYLAKQEHLLFRYEETALLGRHNLENVAMALTTAYLLDVSVTNVRETLSDFLSLPHRCELAGTINGVAYVDDSKGTNVAASVTALTSIEGRKIVILGGKGKGEDYDALAEATLREAEAAVLMGAESDRIEQALKSVGFASIYKVAGMEEAVLTARNLAHSGMVVLLSPACTSWDMYENYKKRGEHFCAVVQSLEK
- a CDS encoding putative lipid II flippase FtsW, yielding MPSSRAWRNDTEAPTWNETWNETWKDVKWNVTPHLSKFSREREERYNLWPLWGIPLLLSCCSVVMIASLTSRNAVGGYKLALKQFEFLLLGLSLMYVCCLTPLSLIRRVSGLFWVFAALITVGTLIPGLGVKVGGARRWLNLGIVQFQPLEILTLAVPLFLADRLAVSTRENFQCFCRPSISVAMFSAIPLFGQPNMGGIILVFAICMSMHVAAKGWKYPLVGGLFLFLGFVAMIYMEPYRIRRLLAFLDPWEDPLGKGFQIIQGLVAFSNGGILGVGVGKGLQKLNYLPAAHTDYIFPAIGEEFGLLGTLLVLSLYAYWTFKCYLLYRRSDNLYIALVVWGITVSILFPMFVNLGGVMKLMPLTGIPLPFLSSGGTALVFMWVKVGVVIRIAREMTKEMTHGSTASQLGFEARR